One window of the Sulfitobacter sp. HNIBRBA3233 genome contains the following:
- a CDS encoding CsgG/HfaB family protein — protein sequence MFSKRYSQISRRRIAYTALMALSVGACSPNIHSNSETKPLLGPPVSNNATPYSVCLDELAKNPGLHRPTVAVGNIADKTGKRAYDSVNDSTEVTQGASEMVISAFFKTRQVNLAERLDPRIALSEEQLVQSKLIKKPAGEANIAPAHFIVLGAVTELNYNIQSSGERLFVAGIGGSKRAAVINVGLDLRLVDTRSLGTVYVTSLQKQIVGVEYEAGIFRFFGDQFVEFDSGKVRNEPLQLGVRSVVELAVYQILTEGLGLPANSHEGCEPGGEYPEQPDQQNQPNQSNSDEETKP from the coding sequence ATGTTTTCCAAACGTTACAGTCAAATTTCTCGCCGCCGGATAGCGTATACAGCATTGATGGCTCTATCGGTTGGTGCGTGTTCGCCGAACATTCACTCGAATTCCGAGACAAAGCCGCTGCTGGGGCCTCCTGTTAGCAACAACGCTACTCCCTATTCCGTTTGTCTGGATGAGCTGGCGAAGAACCCCGGCCTTCACCGGCCAACAGTCGCGGTTGGCAATATCGCGGACAAGACCGGCAAGCGGGCATACGACTCTGTCAACGATAGCACGGAAGTAACGCAAGGCGCTTCCGAGATGGTCATCAGCGCGTTCTTCAAGACGCGCCAGGTCAACCTCGCAGAGCGGCTCGACCCGCGGATCGCTCTTTCCGAAGAGCAGCTCGTCCAGTCGAAGCTGATCAAGAAACCTGCCGGCGAGGCAAATATCGCCCCCGCGCATTTCATCGTCCTCGGGGCAGTGACGGAACTGAACTATAACATTCAATCTAGTGGCGAGCGGCTGTTCGTGGCGGGCATTGGCGGCAGCAAGCGTGCTGCGGTCATAAACGTGGGGCTCGATTTACGTCTCGTGGATACGAGAAGCCTCGGCACGGTTTATGTCACAAGCCTGCAAAAGCAGATTGTTGGCGTCGAATATGAGGCGGGCATCTTCCGCTTCTTCGGCGACCAATTCGTAGAATTCGACTCCGGCAAGGTTCGCAATGAACCGTTGCAACTCGGAGTGCGATCGGTGGTGGAACTGGCGGTCTACCAGATCCTCACCGAAGGGCTCGGTTTGCCAGCAAACAGTCATGAAGGCTGCGAACCGGGAGGGGAATACCCCGAACAACCAGACCAACAAAACCAACCAAACCAATCCAACTCAGATGAGGAAACCAAACCATGA
- a CDS encoding response regulator transcription factor yields the protein MEERATAVQPPELRLLIADDHDLVRESLAALLKQEDDFRVTTVASLDDALDAVASAGDFDLVLLDYKMPGMNGLDGVARMIEANQGRPVALMSGDASRRIAEEAIASGAAGFIPKTMASRSMASSLRFMIAGGVFVPYDFLRQEDKVAGDLSQRETEVLRGIAAGKSNKEIARELDLQEVTIKLHVKTLSRKLNARNRTHAAMIARDKNFL from the coding sequence ATGGAAGAACGCGCAACAGCTGTGCAACCTCCCGAACTACGCCTTTTGATTGCCGACGACCACGATCTGGTCCGGGAATCCCTTGCCGCGTTGCTGAAGCAGGAAGACGATTTTCGGGTCACGACAGTTGCGTCACTGGACGACGCGCTGGACGCGGTCGCAAGCGCGGGCGATTTCGATCTGGTCCTGCTCGACTACAAGATGCCGGGGATGAACGGCCTCGATGGCGTTGCGCGGATGATAGAAGCGAACCAAGGCCGCCCCGTGGCGCTGATGTCGGGCGACGCGTCGCGCCGCATCGCGGAAGAGGCCATCGCGTCCGGAGCGGCGGGCTTTATTCCCAAGACGATGGCCTCGCGGTCCATGGCGTCTTCGCTGCGCTTCATGATCGCAGGCGGGGTGTTCGTCCCCTATGATTTCCTCCGGCAGGAAGACAAGGTCGCAGGCGATCTCAGCCAGCGCGAGACAGAGGTTCTGCGCGGAATTGCGGCAGGCAAATCCAACAAGGAAATCGCGCGCGAACTCGACCTGCAGGAAGTCACGATCAAGCTTCACGTCAAAACGCTGAGCCGGAAGCTGAACGCCCGCAATCGCACCCATGCTGCCATGATCGCGCGCGACAAGAATTTTCTTTGA
- a CDS encoding molybdopterin-dependent oxidoreductase, whose protein sequence is MTLARHLFALTLAVGLPFGPATAEELPAPTGDILLTVSGNVPVTNVGDTAQFDMALLQSLDAVSFTTTTPWTVGEQNFTGVSLKDLLDRLEVSEGTLSAKAINDYGVDIPISDAVEGGPIIAYMQGGKEMSVRDNGPLWIVYPYDLNQDYQAEVIYSRSIWQLDRLEVSE, encoded by the coding sequence ATGACACTTGCACGACACCTGTTTGCCCTGACGCTTGCAGTCGGGTTGCCCTTTGGCCCTGCGACTGCAGAAGAACTCCCAGCCCCCACGGGCGACATTCTGTTGACGGTGTCTGGCAACGTGCCGGTCACCAATGTCGGCGACACGGCCCAGTTCGACATGGCCCTTTTGCAGTCTCTGGATGCTGTCAGCTTTACGACGACCACACCCTGGACGGTCGGGGAGCAGAACTTCACCGGCGTGTCCCTGAAGGATCTGCTCGACCGGCTCGAGGTGAGCGAAGGCACGCTGTCGGCCAAGGCAATCAACGATTACGGTGTCGATATCCCCATATCTGACGCGGTCGAGGGCGGTCCGATCATCGCCTACATGCAAGGCGGCAAAGAGATGTCGGTGCGCGACAACGGACCGCTCTGGATCGTCTACCCCTATGATCTGAACCAAGACTATCAGGCAGAGGTGATTTATTCCCGTAGCATCTGGCAACTCGACCGTCTCGAGGTGTCGGAATAA
- a CDS encoding PAS domain S-box protein produces the protein MLLARIGLLIFALVLILLVFVFILIWMIRRSANAERAEASARNRLQDVISTSIDGILAVDRHGRILDYNGAAERIFGYTRDQAIGQSMAELIIPDHLRRTHEAGMERYNQTGEKRVVGAGLVQLLAKRMDGTVFPVEATIASVDADGDEIFVSFLRDVSERIAAEKELVEARDQAVAGEKAKDELIAVMSHEMRTPLNGIIGTTELLQDTTLGAKQQQYLSAIETSAGLLLSHVNNVLSISSAEAGKLDLRPSEIDPEELLNQLVTSQSASISSNGNTVTVSVKEGPARFWADRNRLFQVLLNLLANANKFTRNGHLFLECDSAADGNIV, from the coding sequence ATGTTGCTGGCGCGCATCGGCCTGCTGATCTTCGCTCTCGTTCTCATATTGCTGGTGTTCGTTTTTATCCTCATCTGGATGATCCGCAGAAGCGCGAACGCGGAACGCGCGGAGGCGAGCGCCCGAAATCGCCTGCAAGACGTGATTTCCACGTCCATCGACGGCATCCTTGCGGTGGACAGGCACGGCCGCATCCTCGATTACAATGGCGCGGCCGAGCGGATCTTCGGCTACACCCGCGATCAGGCCATCGGCCAGAGCATGGCAGAACTGATCATCCCCGACCATCTGCGCAGGACGCACGAGGCGGGAATGGAACGGTACAACCAGACAGGCGAAAAACGGGTCGTCGGTGCCGGTCTGGTGCAGCTTCTTGCAAAGCGAATGGACGGGACTGTCTTCCCCGTGGAGGCGACGATTGCCTCGGTCGATGCGGATGGAGACGAGATTTTCGTATCTTTCCTGCGAGACGTCTCCGAGCGGATCGCGGCTGAAAAGGAACTTGTCGAGGCGCGGGATCAGGCCGTTGCGGGTGAAAAGGCAAAGGATGAGCTTATCGCCGTGATGAGCCATGAGATGCGCACCCCGCTGAACGGGATTATCGGAACCACCGAACTGCTGCAGGACACCACGCTGGGCGCGAAGCAGCAGCAATATCTGTCTGCGATCGAAACCTCTGCCGGTCTGCTGCTAAGCCATGTCAACAATGTCTTGAGTATTTCCAGCGCAGAGGCCGGGAAGCTTGACCTCAGGCCGAGCGAAATCGACCCCGAAGAATTGCTGAACCAGTTGGTGACAAGCCAGAGCGCGAGCATTTCGAGCAACGGAAACACCGTTACTGTTTCAGTCAAAGAGGGCCCGGCGCGGTTCTGGGCCGACCGGAACCGCCTTTTCCAGGTCCTTCTCAATCTTTTGGCCAACGCCAACAAGTTCACGCGCAACGGGCATCTATTCCTCGAGTGCGACAGCGCCGCCGACGGGAATATCGTGTAG
- a CDS encoding response regulator: MIDDGIGIAEKDQPHIWEDFKTLDASFGRLTEGSGLGLAISKRLVTAMGGQIGVESELGAGSLFWVRLPVRAAAGKALEAGHAETPNAPAPSGISPLSVLLIEDNKINRLVARDILEQAGHRVVEAPGGREGVEAAAKEPFDFILMDISMPIIDGIAATQIIRDADGPNRDTPIIAFTAHAHDDDLARFRAAGMVDTIIKPLTKRSLLDALDRIGHHPDPDGMEETRDVFSVLCKQLGEARVGALIDEFIAETDRLVARCPNAIGAPEEAEDIAQHAHNAAGTAAVFRLEALGLSLRNLEVELRQDMRSNLPEVVASFTKEWLQARAALKLSAQGMAAEDNDTARLTETL, encoded by the coding sequence GTGATCGACGACGGTATCGGCATCGCGGAAAAGGACCAGCCGCACATCTGGGAGGATTTCAAGACCCTCGATGCGAGCTTCGGTCGCTTGACGGAAGGGTCGGGGCTGGGGCTTGCCATCTCAAAGCGGCTCGTCACCGCCATGGGAGGGCAGATCGGCGTCGAAAGCGAACTGGGCGCGGGAAGCCTGTTCTGGGTCAGGCTGCCTGTGAGGGCCGCAGCCGGAAAGGCGCTGGAGGCGGGCCATGCAGAAACGCCCAACGCGCCAGCACCTTCGGGGATCAGCCCCCTGAGCGTCTTGCTGATCGAGGACAACAAGATCAATCGCCTCGTGGCGCGCGACATCCTCGAACAGGCGGGACACCGGGTTGTGGAAGCTCCGGGGGGGCGCGAGGGCGTGGAGGCCGCTGCAAAGGAGCCGTTCGACTTCATACTCATGGATATTTCCATGCCGATTATCGACGGCATTGCCGCAACACAAATTATCCGGGACGCCGATGGCCCCAATCGCGACACGCCGATTATCGCCTTTACGGCCCATGCACACGACGACGATCTGGCGCGCTTCCGGGCCGCCGGCATGGTGGATACAATCATCAAACCGCTGACCAAACGGTCTCTTCTGGATGCTTTGGACAGGATCGGACATCACCCGGATCCCGACGGAATGGAGGAGACACGGGACGTTTTCTCGGTTTTGTGCAAGCAGCTGGGTGAGGCGAGGGTGGGCGCGCTCATCGACGAATTCATAGCGGAAACAGACCGGCTCGTCGCCAGATGTCCGAATGCGATAGGCGCGCCAGAGGAAGCAGAAGACATAGCACAGCACGCGCATAACGCCGCGGGAACTGCCGCGGTGTTCCGGCTGGAGGCACTTGGCCTGAGCCTCAGGAACCTCGAAGTCGAACTGAGACAGGATATGCGGTCGAACTTGCCCGAAGTTGTCGCGTCCTTCACCAAGGAGTGGTTGCAGGCCCGAGCGGCTTTGAAACTCTCTGCGCAAGGAATGGCTGCCGAGGATAATGACACCGCGCGTCTCACTGAAACCCTTTAG
- a CDS encoding alpha-hydroxy acid oxidase: MSPENRAYFLAGAGNERTVAANERAFDGVSITPRMLRNLSGGSTQTSFLGQTLTAPFLIAPFAYHRLLHPSGEVATAKGAQAQGIKMVLSAQSSVQAQKVRSAGPGSDWFQLHWMGSRQSTLELAQLATDAGFDRLVLTVDAPVQGVRDREIEAGFRLPPDVGAVNLASISRPAFAPLEGGQSIVFDRIAHSLPTWDDVAWLIDAVGVPLLLKGILHPDDAEQAQSIGAAGVIVSNHGGRVLDGGPATLAALPAIAEKVGPDYPLLMDGGIRRGVDTFIALALGAKAVLIGRPVVCGLAVAGELGVSHVLRLFRDELEIAMLLSGCARIEDIRRDMVHLKL; this comes from the coding sequence ATGAGCCCGGAAAATCGCGCCTATTTTCTGGCAGGTGCGGGAAACGAACGGACGGTTGCGGCGAACGAACGGGCGTTCGATGGGGTGTCGATCACGCCGCGGATGCTGCGGAATTTGTCGGGGGGATCGACGCAGACATCCTTCTTGGGCCAAACATTGACGGCCCCCTTTCTGATCGCGCCCTTTGCCTACCACCGTCTGCTGCATCCCTCGGGCGAGGTCGCGACAGCCAAGGGCGCGCAGGCCCAGGGGATCAAGATGGTGCTGAGTGCGCAAAGCAGTGTGCAGGCGCAGAAGGTGCGATCTGCAGGCCCCGGCAGCGACTGGTTCCAGTTGCACTGGATGGGCAGCAGGCAGTCCACGCTTGAACTGGCGCAACTGGCGACGGACGCGGGATTTGACAGGTTGGTTCTGACGGTCGATGCGCCGGTGCAGGGGGTGCGCGACCGCGAGATCGAGGCCGGTTTCCGTTTGCCACCGGATGTGGGCGCGGTGAACCTTGCCTCCATTTCGCGGCCCGCTTTCGCGCCGCTCGAGGGCGGGCAGTCGATTGTTTTCGACCGCATCGCCCACAGCCTGCCGACGTGGGACGATGTTGCGTGGCTGATCGACGCGGTGGGGGTTCCGCTTTTGCTCAAGGGTATTCTGCACCCCGATGATGCGGAACAGGCGCAATCAATCGGGGCCGCAGGAGTGATCGTGTCAAACCACGGAGGTCGCGTTCTCGACGGGGGGCCTGCCACTCTGGCCGCGCTGCCTGCGATCGCAGAAAAGGTCGGGCCCGACTATCCGCTGCTCATGGACGGGGGGATCAGGCGCGGCGTCGATACCTTCATCGCGCTCGCGTTGGGGGCAAAGGCGGTGCTGATCGGCCGTCCTGTGGTCTGCGGTCTGGCGGTCGCGGGGGAGCTGGGCGTCAGCCACGTCTTGCGGCTGTTTCGCGACGAGCTGGAAATCGCCATGCTTCTGAGCGGCTGTGCGCGGATCGAAGACATCCGCCGCGACATGGTTCACCTGAAGCTGTAA
- a CDS encoding energy transducer TonB — MSLTYTSRSAMPLFWCAAILLSGALHAGVPLLVMGRAPQADPADAKAEGVTGAMLFDLSDTIAAPAALEENSVAQDAAQEAPTVTESPEPVDAAQASEQPVLSQIPYEVEDDSLKFGVAAPEPEAETEKTAEDIATEQDPEQEHVDSQVGAQDRQASEQSIAGPRADAQADTAQAESEGLTAEQTEEIRAWQKSIVLLISKAKTYPPQARSDRIEGEVQVKFTVDRYGALISTEVAKSSGSEILDRAALRTVEGLEKMPTPPNYLAGDAFALIIPLRYSFR; from the coding sequence ATGAGCCTGACCTACACATCCCGCAGCGCCATGCCGCTTTTCTGGTGTGCCGCGATTCTGCTGAGCGGTGCGCTGCACGCAGGGGTGCCGCTTCTGGTCATGGGCCGTGCGCCACAGGCAGATCCGGCCGATGCGAAGGCAGAAGGCGTGACCGGTGCGATGCTGTTCGATCTGTCCGATACCATCGCCGCACCTGCTGCACTGGAGGAAAACAGCGTTGCACAGGACGCGGCGCAAGAGGCCCCGACGGTGACCGAAAGCCCCGAGCCCGTGGACGCCGCACAGGCGTCAGAACAGCCCGTCCTCAGCCAGATCCCCTATGAGGTCGAGGACGACAGCCTGAAATTCGGCGTCGCGGCGCCCGAGCCCGAGGCAGAAACCGAAAAGACCGCCGAAGACATCGCGACCGAGCAAGACCCCGAACAGGAGCACGTCGACAGTCAGGTCGGCGCGCAAGATCGCCAAGCGTCGGAGCAGTCGATCGCGGGGCCGCGCGCCGATGCGCAAGCGGATACCGCACAGGCCGAATCCGAGGGGCTGACCGCCGAGCAGACCGAGGAAATCCGCGCATGGCAAAAAAGCATCGTGCTGCTGATCAGCAAAGCGAAGACCTATCCGCCACAGGCACGCAGTGACCGGATCGAAGGAGAGGTGCAGGTCAAGTTCACGGTCGACCGCTACGGTGCGCTGATATCGACAGAGGTGGCGAAATCGTCAGGCTCGGAAATTCTCGATCGTGCTGCGCTGAGGACAGTGGAGGGTCTGGAAAAGATGCCCACACCGCCCAACTATCTTGCCGGTGACGCCTTCGCCCTGATTATCCCGCTGCGTTACAGCTTCAGGTGA
- a CDS encoding biopolymer transporter ExbD, which yields MAARLRGDDDGDLGENSEINVTPFIDVMLVLLIIFMVAAPLSTVDIPVELPVAVAEAPARSGDPVFITITEDLALSVGEKATTHERLYIDVGIATVQKRDTRIYIRADKSVPYGEFIRVMNILRADGFLKIGLVGLDENTVDAGDTDAGADR from the coding sequence ATGGCGGCGCGGCTTCGCGGTGACGACGACGGCGATCTTGGCGAAAACAGCGAGATCAACGTCACCCCCTTCATCGATGTCATGCTGGTGCTGCTGATCATCTTCATGGTCGCAGCGCCGCTTTCCACCGTCGACATCCCGGTGGAGTTGCCGGTGGCAGTTGCCGAGGCCCCGGCCCGATCAGGCGATCCGGTCTTTATCACGATCACCGAAGACCTTGCGCTGTCGGTGGGCGAAAAGGCGACGACGCACGAGCGGCTTTACATCGACGTGGGCATCGCCACCGTCCAGAAGCGTGACACCCGGATCTACATCCGTGCCGACAAATCGGTGCCTTACGGTGAATTCATCCGGGTCATGAACATTCTGCGCGCCGATGGCTTCCTGAAGATCGGTTTGGTGGGTCTGGACGAGAACACGGTCGATGCGGGCGATACCGACGCGGGTGCCGATAGATGA
- the exbB gene encoding tonB-system energizer ExbB, whose protein sequence is MKLPTTLFATTAFTAAAGPASALDLATLTALFEQGAHGDMSPFGMFMAADWVVKAVMLSLLFASALVWVIFAARIMILRWDRTVLRRRYRDLDRAGSLVAVRDHFERRKGVVGQMVRAALREREASATGADAKAGIKERVGSEIARIEAGAARRMSLGAGVLANVGSTAPFVGLFGTVWGIMNSFISISESNTTNLAIVAPGIAEALLATAIGLVAAIPAVIFYNVLARGLGGYKVMLADAGALVERTLSRDLDSATLRDSGERPLYRLGSVSAPAAE, encoded by the coding sequence ATGAAGCTTCCAACGACCCTTTTCGCCACAACAGCGTTCACCGCGGCCGCCGGGCCAGCAAGCGCGCTTGATCTGGCGACACTTACAGCGCTCTTCGAGCAGGGCGCGCACGGCGATATGTCGCCCTTTGGCATGTTCATGGCCGCCGACTGGGTGGTGAAGGCGGTGATGCTGTCGCTTCTCTTCGCATCCGCGCTCGTGTGGGTCATCTTCGCGGCCCGGATCATGATCCTGCGGTGGGACCGCACCGTGCTGCGCCGGCGCTACAGGGATCTGGACAGGGCCGGTTCGCTCGTTGCGGTTCGCGATCATTTCGAACGCCGGAAAGGCGTTGTCGGCCAGATGGTGCGCGCGGCGCTGCGCGAGCGCGAAGCCTCGGCAACCGGCGCAGATGCCAAGGCAGGCATCAAGGAACGTGTCGGGTCGGAAATCGCGCGGATCGAAGCGGGGGCCGCCAGACGCATGAGCCTTGGCGCCGGTGTTCTGGCAAACGTCGGATCGACCGCACCCTTCGTGGGGCTGTTCGGCACCGTCTGGGGCATCATGAACAGCTTCATCTCGATTTCGGAAAGCAATACGACAAATCTGGCCATCGTCGCGCCGGGCATTGCCGAGGCTTTGCTGGCCACGGCCATCGGTCTGGTGGCCGCGATCCCCGCGGTGATCTTCTATAACGTCCTTGCACGCGGTTTGGGCGGCTACAAGGTGATGCTCGCGGATGCCGGCGCGCTGGTGGAGCGGACGCTCTCGCGCGATCTGGACAGTGCCACGCTGCGCGACAGCGGCGAAAGGCCACTCTACCGGCTGGGGTCCGTATCGGCCCCCGCGGCGGAGTAA
- a CDS encoding Fe2+-dependent dioxygenase produces the protein MLITIPSILTKEDVQNVRAHLDAADWESGSNTAGPQSLEVKRNQQLPPASDTAQTLGKFILQKLTANPLFLSAALPARILPPMFNRYDEAETFGAHIDNAIRVNPLTQERLRTDLSMTLFLSEPEAYEGGELVIEDHYGAQTVKLPAGDMILYPSTSLHEVTPVTSGTRVSSFFWLQSMIRSDAHRTILFDLDQSIQALSTSIGANDPETVRLTGIYHNLIRIWAET, from the coding sequence ATGCTCATCACCATTCCCTCGATCCTGACCAAGGAAGACGTGCAGAACGTGCGCGCGCATCTCGATGCCGCGGACTGGGAAAGCGGCTCGAACACCGCCGGTCCGCAGTCGCTGGAAGTCAAACGCAATCAGCAGTTGCCGCCTGCGTCGGACACGGCACAGACGCTGGGCAAATTCATCCTGCAGAAGCTGACCGCCAATCCGCTGTTTCTGTCGGCGGCCCTGCCGGCGCGCATCCTGCCACCGATGTTCAACAGGTACGACGAGGCCGAAACCTTCGGCGCGCATATCGACAATGCCATCCGCGTAAACCCCCTGACGCAGGAGCGTCTGCGCACCGACCTGTCGATGACCCTGTTCCTGAGCGAGCCCGAAGCCTACGAGGGTGGCGAGCTGGTGATCGAGGATCACTACGGCGCCCAGACCGTCAAACTGCCGGCGGGGGATATGATCCTCTATCCGTCGACCAGCCTGCATGAGGTGACCCCCGTCACCAGCGGGACACGGGTGTCTTCGTTCTTCTGGCTGCAAAGCATGATCAGATCGGACGCGCACCGCACGATCCTGTTCGACCTCGATCAGTCCATTCAGGCACTCAGCACATCCATCGGCGCGAACGATCCCGAAACCGTGCGCCTGACCGGCATCTACCACAACCTTATCCGCATATGGGCAGAGACCTGA
- a CDS encoding TonB-dependent receptor yields the protein MATSTAAQETDLIILPTVEVETTEEAAPQRPAAPAPAKARPAPRRAAEPRTAAPAVCTSALAGTPVCAAEEAAEREARQTAEIQARADAKAAAGSSRFVDQDAPFKANTLANSRIPGPLKDTPRTVTAITQEVLETTGTTSVRELARSTPGISLGFGEGGNSFGDNLYIRGFKANNDTYTDGIRSPGTGVGETFNTEQVEVVKGPAGTVGGRGTTGGAIDVISKSPQDIDFTRTITTVTDASTVRQTIDTNKVFDDRLQLRFNGMLQDGEVAGRDSVIDDRKGAALALKFKATDALTLEGNLSYTKIDQTPDWGVPYVNNEDLGVVGPVTEYGIDRSTFYGVKGRDFQTFEETVGTAKATYSFDNGMTLTNTLRASRSLNDYVLTAPSRLIDNGSTDPEDWQVGLSFKSWNQETEVLANVLELAGEGRIGGATHTYVLGFAASREHIRRLGYSNLSSEDYLPPEGQRGCTVSAVNPDPIAEGCWTGQQPQLGTDVTTTQVKTQSLYALDTVTLSDRWKVNGGLRVDMYDIERTGVRDDEPYALSRDDVMLNWNLGTTYAINDRLNVYAAAATSTNPAGQELEAGGGFYGGLDDGGSGLAPEENTSLEIGAKYSITPDLLFTAALYQTTKDQAREDIGPRGAAVTSDTLKYRIRGLELGLAGRVTEKLSIFGGANFMDSKVLDSADGENIGLSVANVAHEQINILATYQVTDKLMIGGRVNYQGSIDLGSVAANGRSIPDAFTFDLLGEYAVADDAIIKMGITNVADTTVYDAAYRSGTPFTYVAPGREISVALEMKF from the coding sequence ATGGCCACGTCCACCGCCGCACAGGAAACGGATCTGATCATTCTTCCAACCGTCGAGGTAGAGACGACCGAAGAAGCGGCACCGCAACGACCGGCAGCCCCTGCCCCCGCAAAAGCGCGGCCCGCACCACGGCGCGCGGCAGAGCCCCGGACAGCGGCACCGGCGGTCTGCACATCGGCGCTGGCAGGCACGCCCGTCTGCGCCGCCGAGGAAGCGGCAGAGCGCGAGGCCCGCCAGACGGCAGAGATCCAGGCGCGCGCCGACGCCAAGGCGGCGGCAGGCAGCAGCCGCTTTGTCGATCAGGACGCCCCGTTCAAAGCGAACACTCTGGCGAACAGCCGCATACCCGGCCCGCTGAAGGACACTCCGCGCACGGTGACCGCGATCACACAGGAGGTTCTGGAAACCACCGGAACGACCAGCGTGCGCGAACTGGCCCGGTCGACACCGGGGATCTCCCTCGGTTTCGGCGAAGGCGGCAATTCCTTCGGGGACAACCTCTATATCCGCGGGTTCAAGGCCAATAACGACACCTATACCGATGGCATCCGCAGCCCCGGCACTGGTGTAGGCGAGACATTCAACACCGAACAGGTCGAGGTGGTAAAAGGCCCCGCAGGGACCGTCGGCGGGCGTGGCACTACGGGCGGCGCGATCGACGTCATCTCGAAAAGCCCGCAGGACATTGATTTCACGCGGACGATCACGACGGTGACCGACGCCTCCACCGTGCGCCAGACGATCGACACCAACAAGGTTTTCGACGACCGCCTGCAATTGCGCTTCAACGGTATGCTTCAGGACGGTGAAGTGGCAGGGCGCGACAGCGTCATCGACGACCGCAAGGGCGCGGCACTGGCGCTGAAGTTCAAGGCGACCGATGCGCTGACGCTGGAAGGCAACCTGAGCTATACCAAGATCGACCAGACCCCTGACTGGGGCGTGCCTTATGTGAACAACGAGGATCTGGGTGTCGTCGGGCCGGTCACGGAATACGGGATTGACCGGAGCACCTTCTACGGCGTGAAGGGGCGCGATTTCCAGACCTTCGAGGAAACCGTGGGCACCGCCAAGGCGACATATTCCTTCGACAACGGCATGACGCTGACCAATACGCTGCGGGCCTCGCGATCGCTCAACGACTATGTCCTTACCGCGCCGAGCAGGCTGATCGATAACGGTTCGACCGATCCCGAGGATTGGCAGGTCGGGCTGAGCTTCAAAAGCTGGAACCAGGAAACGGAGGTTCTGGCAAATGTGCTGGAGCTGGCGGGCGAAGGCCGGATTGGCGGCGCCACCCACACCTATGTGCTGGGGTTTGCCGCCTCGCGCGAGCATATCAGAAGGCTTGGCTACTCCAACCTGAGCAGCGAAGACTACCTGCCGCCCGAGGGCCAGCGCGGGTGTACGGTCAGCGCGGTCAATCCCGATCCCATTGCGGAAGGGTGCTGGACCGGCCAACAGCCGCAACTGGGAACCGATGTTACGACCACACAGGTCAAGACACAGTCGCTCTACGCGCTGGACACTGTCACCCTGTCGGACCGGTGGAAAGTGAACGGCGGCCTGCGGGTCGACATGTACGACATCGAGCGCACGGGCGTGAGAGACGACGAACCATATGCGCTGTCGCGGGACGATGTGATGCTGAACTGGAACCTCGGCACGACCTACGCCATCAACGACAGGCTGAATGTCTATGCGGCGGCGGCCACATCGACAAATCCGGCCGGTCAGGAGCTGGAAGCGGGCGGCGGGTTCTACGGTGGCCTTGATGACGGCGGCTCCGGGCTCGCTCCGGAAGAGAACACGTCGCTTGAGATCGGGGCGAAATACAGCATCACGCCGGATCTTCTGTTCACGGCGGCGCTCTACCAGACCACCAAGGATCAGGCGCGCGAGGATATCGGCCCCCGTGGTGCTGCGGTCACGTCGGACACGCTGAAATACCGTATCCGCGGCCTCGAACTCGGGCTCGCAGGCAGGGTGACCGAAAAGCTGAGCATCTTCGGCGGCGCGAACTTCATGGACAGCAAGGTGCTGGACAGCGCCGATGGCGAAAACATCGGCCTGTCGGTGGCCAACGTGGCCCACGAGCAGATCAACATTCTGGCCACCTATCAGGTCACCGACAAGCTGATGATCGGCGGGCGCGTCAACTATCAGGGTTCCATTGATCTGGGCAGCGTTGCCGCCAACGGCAGGTCAATCCCGGATGCCTTTACCTTCGATCTTCTGGGGGAATATGCGGTCGCCGACGACGCGATCATCAAGATGGGCATTACCAATGTCGCGGACACGACGGTCTACGATGCCGCCTATCGTTCCGGAACACCCTTCACCTATGTCGCCCCGGGCCGCGAAATCTCCGTGGCGCTGGAAATGAAGTTCTGA